From Anas acuta chromosome 11, bAnaAcu1.1, whole genome shotgun sequence, the proteins below share one genomic window:
- the SEMA3G gene encoding semaphorin-3G, producing the protein MRAAAAALCWLWGSLLAAGRSLPRLRLPHRELLSTNRSVLFFGHRGFLGFRTLYLDEYRDRLFVGGKDALYSLRLDRASTDTKEIYWPPLPGQTEECFRKGKDPGTDCANYIRLLHPYNRTHLLACGTGAFHPVCAFVYVGHRGEHAFSLDPTSVESGRGRCPHEPDGAFASTVIGGELYAGLTADFLGRDPGIFRSTGTRSALRTEVDQRLLNEPKFVAAFLIPDNDDRDNDKAYFFFTEKVVEADGREHAVVSRVARVCVNDAGGQRVLVNKWSTFNKARLVCSVPGPGGIDTHFDELEDVFLLRTRDGKSPEIYALFSTVSHVFRGSAVCVYRMADVREVFNGPFAHRESPLHQWAAYEGRVPYPRPGVCPSKTTNQPRRPYSTTKDFPDEVLHFARAHPLMHKPVRPRHRRPLLVKADLQHRLLQLVVDRVDAEDGQHDVLFLGTDAGSVLKVVVLQKPNSAGTEEMVLEELQVFKVPVPITQMEISVKRQTLYVGASLGVAQVRLHQCESYGTACAECCLARDPYCAWDGTACTRYVPSGKRRYVRHTSPVYQCLDQNLTVDDFEHVEEKVLYGMEHNSTFLECVPRSPQASVQWFVQRPPDEQQDEVKTDERVLQTERGLLFRQLHSRDAGVYSCKTLEHGFTQTVARTSLRVLRGEQLPRASPRQREDERPPCPEPRQAVPAPKAWFKDILHLVSSADRQRVEEQCLRLWCGHRKGKLAKGKLALAGLDAGKKGRTAKPQGERIRVPRQAAAT; encoded by the exons atgcgggcggcggcggcggcgctttGCTGGCTCTGGGGCTCGCTGCTGGCCGCGGGGCGCAGCCTGCCCCGGCTCCGCCTGCCCCACCGCG agctgctgagcaccaACCGCTCCGTCCTTTTCTTTGGCCACCGAGGCTTCCTGGGCTTCCGCACACTCTACCTGGATGAGTACCGGGACCGGCTCTTTGTTGGGGGCAAGGACGCGCTCTACTCCCTGCGCCTGGACAGGGCCAGCACCGACACCAAGGAG ATCTACTGGCCGCCCCTGCCCGGGCAGACGGAGGAGTGTTTTCGGAAGGGGAAGGACCCAGGG ACCGACTGCGCCAACTACATCCGCCTGCTGCACCCCTACAACCGGACCCACCTGCTGGCCTGCGGCACCGGCGCCTTCCACCCCGTCTGCGCCTTCGTCTACGTGGGGCACCGCGGCGAG CATGCCTTCAGCTTGGATCCCACCAGCGTGGAGAGCGGCCGGGGCAGGTGCCCACATGAGCCCGACGGCGCGTTTGCCAGCACGGTCATCG GTGGGGAGCTCTACGCCGGCCTCACCGCGGACTTCCTCGGCCGCGACCCTGGCATCTTCCGCAGCACGGGGACGCGCTCTGCGCTGCGCACCGAGGTGGATCAGCGCCTGCTCAATG AGCCCAAATTCGTGGCGGCCTTCCTGATCCCGGACAACGACGACCGGGACAACGACAAAGCCTATTTCTTCTTCACGGAGAAGGTGGTGGAGGCAGATGGCAGGGAGCACGCTGTGGTCAGCCGGGTGGCACGGGTCTGCGTG AATGATGCTGGAGGCCAGAGGGTGCTGGTCAACAAGTGGAGCACCTTCAACAAAGCCCGCCTGGTGTGTTCTgtccccggccccggcggcaTCGACACCCACTTTGACGAGCTGG AGGATGTCTTTTTGCTGAGGACAAGGGATGGGAAGAGCCCGGAGATCTACGCCCTCTTCAGCACCGTCAG CCACGTCTTTCGGGGCTCTGCTGTCTGCGTCTACCGCATGGCCGACGTCCGCGAGGTCTTCAACGGGCCCTTCGCACACCGCGAGAGCCCCCTCCACCAGTGGGCAGCCTACGAGGGCCGCGTGCCCTACCCCCGCCCAGGCGTG TGCCCCAGCAAGACCACCAACCAGCCCCGGCGGCCCTACAGCACCACCAAGGACTTCCCCGACGAGGTGCTGCACTTCGCCCGCGCTCACCCCCTCATGCACAAGCCCGTGCGCCCGCGGCACCGCCGGCCGCTGCTGGTGAAGGCTGACCTGCAGCACCGCCTGCTGCAGCTCGTGGTGGACCGCGTGGACGCCGAGGACGGGCAGCACGATGTCCTCTTCTTGGGGACAG ATGCGGGCTCGGTGCTGAAGGTGGTGGTCCTGCAGAAGCCCAACTCGGCCGGGACCGAGGAGATggtcctggaggagctgcaggtttTTAAG GTGCCCGTGCCCATCACCCAGATGGAGATCTCCGTCAAGCGC caaACGCTCTACGTGGGCGCCAGCCTGGGGGTGGCCCAGGTGCGGCTGCACCAGTGCGAGAGCTATGGCACCGCCTGCGCCGAGTGCTGCCTGGCCAGGGACCCGTACTGCGCCTGGGACGGCACCGCCTGCACCCGCTACGTGCCCTCAGGCAAGCGCCGCTACGTGCGCCACACCAGCCCCGTGTACCAGTGTCTGGACCAGAACCTGACCG TGGACGATTTTGAGCACGTTGAAGAGAAGGTGCTGTACGGCATGGAGCACAACAGCACCTTCCTGGAGTGCGTGCCCCGCTCCCCGCAGGCCAGCGTGCAGTGGTTCGTGCAGAGACCCCCGGATGAGCAGCAGGACGAG GTGAAGACGGACGAGCGGGTGCTGCAGACGGAGCGAGGGCTGCTGTTCCGCCAGCTGCACAGCCGCGACGCCGGGGTCTACTCCTGCAAGACGCTGGAGCACGGCTTCACGCAGACGGTGGCCAGGACCTCCCTGCGGGTGCTCAGGGGCGAGCAGCTGCCCCGTGCCTCCCCCCGGCAGCGTGAGGACGAGCGCCCGCCCTGCCCCGAGCCCcggcaggcagtgccagctcccAAAGCCTGGTTCAAGGACATCCTGCACCTCGTCAGCTCCGCTGACCGGCAGCGGGTGGAGGAGCAGTGCCTGCGCCTCTGGTGTGGCCACCGCAAGGGCAAGTTGGCCAAGGGCAAGCTCGCCCTGGCTGGCTTGGATGCGGGCAAGAAGGGGCGCACGGCCAAGCCCCAGGGCGAGAGGATCCGCGTGCCCCGGCAAGCTGCGGCCACTTAG